The Spinacia oleracea cultivar Varoflay chromosome 2, BTI_SOV_V1, whole genome shotgun sequence DNA segment ATCCACTAAAATCCCATAAAAATGTATATTGTTGTAATTTTTCATATACTCCTTACTTGGCAAATAAAATGTTTGCTCATTCTATTCTGAGTTCTCTAATGCTGTTAATTATTTCCATGGAGTACTTGGGATGTCTTTAGTCTTCCTAATCTCTCTTTTAAAACTACTTTTCCCTtaatatatttgttttgaaatgaTCAATTCTACTTCTTTTTGCtgcttttcagtttttggtCGTAAATCATCATTGCTTCAGTTAGTAATGTTCTTTTGTAGACTAGAGGTAATTGCATAAAAGTTACTTATGGAgccataaattttttaattgggGTGTTGACATTATAATTCAATGCTGAAAACAGGAATTTTTTAAGGATTTTTATTCTTCTTTGGGGTGTAGTGGCGCCGTCCAGAAAAACAtagtatataattttttttttgggtgaataATCCAGAAGAATGTTTGGAAGTTGTTAGGGATGGACGAAGGTTTCTAAACATCAAGTGTATTGGGATCAAAGCGGACACAAGTCATCCGGTATGGCCTCTTTTAGTACCAACAAATAGTATATTAGTACCGATAACGCAAGTGAGTCAAGTGACTTCTATtggtactaattactaattagtgGCATATTGTATACAAATAACACATAGCACCTATACCAAATTAATCAGTACCAAATGCGAATCACTTGCCTCGATTTTAAACACAAGCAACTTTTGACATAGAATTACTCAAGGTTGGGCTGAAATCTGCCTCAGGTGCACATCATGTCAAATTAGTGGTAACTTTAGTCGTTCTTGTCCTACAGTAAGAATGGTCAGTAGCTCCGTATCACAAAAGGGCTATCGGCCCGTTTGGTAACCGATAATAAGTGGTGGGAATGAGAATAAATAAAAGTGATTTGGCAAGAAAATAACATCATGACGTCTGGTAATGCAATTTTGTCACTTGCAACCTAATACTACTACCCTAACGATAATGAATGataatggaaatttataaaagAAAAGAGATAATATTGAGTGAGCTAGTAGCATTACCAAGAAAATAAATattgatttataaatttacatacaaattaaTTTTCATTTTCACAATTTTTTACCTACTAACAAATGGGCTGTAAAGGTAAAGGcttgtaaaaataaaaacataaggCCCAAAGGCCATATGACCCAACACTCTTTTACTAATCGGATCAAAACCTTCATTCCTTACTCCCCAAACATAATCCATATTAACAActtttatttcattttcatGACAGGAACCTTCCAACTATCTTTAATTTTTAGTTAgaaaaataaatcataaaacAAACCGACTTCATTTCATCTGAAAACGTGGCACCCAAGTTCAATTCATACACTGACTCTCCAATTTCAACATTTCCACAATATATAACCGTCTCCTCTGTTGACTGCCATAACAAACTCCCCACCAAAAACAATGGCACCATTCCTCTCTGGCCCACCACAACTCTCAACCCCACCACCATCTTCCACCCCCTCCGCCGCCACTACAACCCCATCTGGCGACCCATTTGTCGATCTTATGGTGGCGAACTTCAACACCCCTTCTCCACCACAACCATTAATGGGCTTCACTGAAAACGGCTCCGCCACCTTTCTCACCACCGGAAACCCCTGTCTAGACCTCTTCTTCCAAGTCGTCCCCGGCACCCCCGCTGAGTCTCTCACCGAACTCCTCGATCTGGCTTGGGCCCACAACCCGTTGACCACCCTCAAACTCATCTGCAACCTCCGTGGCGTTCGTGGCACCGGTAAATCCGATAAAAACGGGTTTTACACCACCGCGTTCTGGCTCCACAAACACCACCCTAAAACCCTCGCTTGTAATCTCCCTGGGTTCGCCGATTTCGGGTATTTCAAGGATTTCCCTGAAATTTTATTCCGGATTCTGGGTTTAACCCATATTCGTAAGATTAAAAAGATCAAATCCGACCCGTTAGATGGTGGGCACCGTGGTCCAAGGCGGCAAAAGTTTAAGAACTCGGCTgcgaagaggaagaagaaggcgGCTGCTGCGGAGAGGAATCGCGCTGATGCGGCTGTACGGCAACAGAAAGAACAACAGGTTGCCGGTGAACTCCGCCACCAAAAGAAGGCTGAGCTAGCAAACACCGCGTTGGAACGTTACAACCGCGACCCAGACTACCGGTTTCTCCACGACCGTGTGTCTGATCTTTTTTCCGATCACCTGAGAACCGATTTGGAGTCCTACAACGACGGAAACCTCAACAAAATCAGCCTCGCCGCGAAATGGTGCCCGTCATTGGACTCGTCTTTCGATAAAGCCACCTTACTCTGTGAAGCCATCGCTAGGAAGGTGTTTCCCCGGGAGAAATTAGTCGAGTACTCGGGTTTGGAAGAGGCTCATTACGCTTACCGGGTTCGAGACCGACTTCGGAAAGATGTACTGGTGCCGCTACGCCGCGCATTGGAGCTTCCCGAGGTGTTTATGGCGGCCAACAACTGGAATGAGTTGCCTTACAACAGGGTTGCTTCGGTGGCGATGAAGTCTTACAAGGAGCATTTCCTCAAGCATGATGAAGAGCGTTTTAAGGAGTATCTTGAACAGGTGAAGTCCGGTAAGGCGAAGATTGCCGCCGGAGCGTTACTCCCACACGAGATTATTTCATCATTAAAAGACGGCGATGGCGGCGAGGTGGCGGAGCTGCAATGGAAGCGGATGGTTGAGGATTTATCCAAAGAAGGGAAGCTAAACAACTGTATTTCCGTCTGTGACGTTTCTGGTTCTATGTCAGGGACTCCAATGGAGGTCTGTGTTGCTCTAGGAATGCTGTTATCTGAGCTCGCAGAGGAGCCATGGAAAGGGAAGGTGATCACATTCAGTGCAAACCCACAACTTCACGTTATTCAAGGAGATACTCTAAAGTCAAAGATGGAGTTTGTTCAAGCTATGGATTGGGGGATGAACACGAATTTCCAGAAAGTGTTTGATCTGATTCTCAGTGTTGCAGTCAAGGGCAAGCTTCCTgtggagaagatggtgaaaagGGTGTTTGTGTTTAGTGACATGGAGTTTGATGAAGCGTCGAGTCATCCATGGGAGACTGATTACATGGTGATTAAGAGAAAGTATGAGGAGAATGGGTATGGGAATGCTGTGCCGGAGATTGTGTTTTGGAATCTTCGAGATTCGAGGTCGATACCGGTGGCGAAGAACCAGGAAGGGGTGGCGCTTGTGAGTGGGTTTTCGAAGAATATGTTGAAGTTGTTCTTGGATGGGAAAGAGGATCAGCTTAGTCCTGAAACTGTTATGGAAGCTGCTATTTCTGGGGAAGAGTATAATAAGCTTGTTGTTTTGGACTGATTATTAATGGTAGAGTAGTAAATAAGTAATCATAAATCAATGATCATAATGTTTAGCATCTCAAAATTTCAATGAAATACAAGGATGGTTTACAAGTTTTACATACATATCTATGGAGTATGATGTACAGTACAACTAACATATTGGGTGTTTAAATCATGGGTTTTTCATGCgaataaaatattgagtaataaTTTAAGAACAGATGGTATAAATGACTGTTGTGTGAATATGAATTGAAAATGGTTAGATGAAGAAGACAATAATGGTTGAGGTAATTAAAGAATTGAGCTTCAATCTTGAGATCCTTGATCATGGGAGGTCTGATTTCTTGTCGATATTATATTAGGAAGAAGACAGTAATGGTTTAAAGAATGAGCTTCAATTTTGGGATTTCTGATCATGGGAGATCCCTGTCGATCAATATTacagtatatatataaaggaacagctgagttctttttggtaaaataacttttcgtgtcccctttTGAAAAGTCCGTTATACCCTCACATATCTCTCCTTCTGTTTCGTTGTTTATGCACTCTCTTCAGTCTTcccctctcacttttctctctcctcccttttcCCTCACTGACCCATTCCTAGGGTTAGACATTCTCGCCGTCTCCTGCGATTTCTCCCCTCCATCTCTCCCGCAACTGCGATTGACTCGGGTGCTGCTTCCTCATACTCAAACTCCATATCGTCGTAGGTTTCAAGCTCTACCAATTCGCCTTCAATGGCGAAGAATAGAGGAAATGGGGTTTCTGGGAGGTCGTTTTCGTCGATTTCAATGGCGTCGTCGGAGATTGTGGTCTCAGGTACTAATTCTATATCGAAATTTAAGACCTGGTTTTCCATTTGAAATTTTAAGTGTGAAATTTAgggatttaatttgattttaggGTTTTCCGCCAGGTTAATTTGATTTTAGGGTTGTCCGCCatgttaattaattagttttttttattgtttgattttaggGTTTACATAATTTTCCGGCTGATTAATTAGTGATTTGGGTTTGTAAAACTGCAGACTGTTGCTATGAATTTTATAATGAAGCATTGGAAGGGTGATTAAGATCTTCACAATCTTAGGAAGGAGATTGAGGTaatatttgattaatttttattcTAAAAACGGTAATTGGTTTCATACATGGGAAGTTTGGactttgaaattcaaattattaGTTGCAATTATAGTTGAATTTTCTTAATTAGTGTACTTCTGAATCGTGTAATGTACTTGATGATTGGTGCTGAAAATGGAATGAAGGTTTTTGGGTTTGTTGAAACTGTACAGCTTAAACTGGGTGCTGAAAAGGCATTtgaatataatagagatttgtTCAGGATTGAAATTAGTATGACAGGTTTTGATTATAATTaaggaaaagaattaaaatCTGTCAAGTTGTTGATTACTTCTGCCATTAGAATTTAGGAGTGGGAATTTAATGGTGAAAAGTGTCTCATTTGTTTGTAGGTTGAGGATCAGTACAAGAAAGCGTTAGAAGAAGACCCGTCCGTATTTGATTACGATGGTGTTTATGATGATATAAATCGAAAATGGTTCAGTCGAAAGCCGAAGATAGACAGCAACGACAGGTAATTGTCTAACAATTCAGTCATtgtgtttgttaatttggatttcATTTGTTTAAGTTTTTGGAGGTGTTGTTAAACCTTTAGGTATGCAATAGTTTGGGTTACATTGAACCAATCTTTTGAAAGGCGGTGTTGAACCGTTATCAATAATTTGACACGTTCTGTTTAGTAGCTAATcatttgttgttgtttcttCGGATTTGTTTCTGTTGTTGCAACACCAATTTTACAATCTAGGgattttaattgctattttgttTTCGTTTTTGCAATTTTAATTACTAATTGAAAGCATATGTGTAATGATGTTTTGCTTTTGATTAGGTATTAGAAATCTAATTTGGATTCCTAATAAGTTCTGCCTACAAGTCTCTATTTAAATCTGATTTGGATTTCGGAATCGATTTTTTTGTACAATGTATGATTGAATATTGATTTTTTGGTGATTCAATTTGATTGGTGGTTTTGTTAGGCGAATGCGTTTGTGGAAGGTGTCACGCAAAATCGATGAACTGGAGAGATCTTTCTGCGTTGATGGTGGTGATTTGACGACTGATGGTGGTGCCTTATCAGGATTTTGGCAAATCGCCAGTCAGTTGCTCGGTCATAGGAGCAATGGATGAGATATATATCAGAATTGGAACACAAAGTTCAGACTTTACAAAATGAAGCTACAACTTTGTCTGCACAACTTACATTATTGCGGGTACCATGATCATTGGTTTAGAAGTGCGCACTTTGTTGAATATCATTCGTGTGACCTTAACTGAAATTTTCTTTTGTGAACAGAGAGATTTTGCTGGACTTTCCAGCCAAAACAATGAGCCGAGGTTCCGTCTACAAGCGATGGAGCAACATCAAAAGCTTCGTGGTGGTATGATTTCTATTCTATAAACAAATAAGCAGTAAGAATTGTTATGAATGTGGCTGGTATCAATTTGTTCTCTGAGTTTGCTAAAGGTTTGTCGTCTTTGGTCTAGAAGTCTAGAACACTGTTTCAATTATCATAGCTCTATCAATATGAACCAAATCAACCAACCTTCCCAACCCCCCCtgttcaaaaagaaaaagaaagataagAACGGTAAGAGATTGAATCACAGCGTGGTGTTCGTGCAACATACTCACATTCTGGTTATGTTGTCATGATAAACGATTAATTCATTGATAGTTAAATCATTTAGAAGTTACCTCTTCTTGGTAGTATAGATATATAGTAGCAAATCTCATTGAGTTTTCTATATCTTTGGCAGCTCTAAATGAAGCAttaacaaaggaattacaatgCTTAAGGATAGCCATAGGAGAGCTGAACGCTAAGTCCATATTCAAGTGTTTTGGGCAGCAGCTTTATGTCAATCCGCAAATGTACCAGTAATAGGGTTGGTCTAGAAAATATTGTTTGCTCTGGTCGTCGTTCTTTGATTACTTCCTTTATCAGTTTGCTTTTAAGTTTCTCTCCTGAAACCTTTGAGTGATAAAATTGGTGTTCTATGTTGATCAACCCTATTCAATTATGTTGCATGTGTGACTAATAATTTGTTTCTCATGTCAGGTTTGCAAATTCTTTACAGTTAACCATAATGATATGGATACCCTCCAGAAATGATTGTTCCCTGCTGACATTTTCCaggtttgttctttttcttcatATTATTTTCAATCTTTCAGTGATTTCAAGCAAACTGAAAACAAGAAGTTTACTTATTGAAAACATGAAGTAATAGGGTTGATCTACAAAATATTGTTTGCTCTGGTCGTCGTTCTTTAATACTTCATGTTTTCAGTTTGCTTCGTCAGTTGATCAGGTTCAATTCCGGttctttattttgttgtaattttttaattgaatgtggAATTTCAGTGTTTAGAAGTTAACATACGATGTCGGTTTGTGTGATATTGAGTAAATTGTGGAATTGTCTGCAATTTTGGATGAGAATGAGAGGAATTGTGTTCTGTGATATTGAACAAATTTTTGTATATCACGTGTTATTGAGCAAAAATCAATACACTGCAAGTTTTATTGATCAAATTTTTGCTGCTGATGTATTTTCTCTCTCATACCtttttgatttaatttgttttgtgCCTTTTGATGTCGATTTTGATGAATCTAGGGTGTAATTAGTTTGTGAATTCAACTTTGTTTTGCGATTGTTTAAACTTTTGATTGAGTATTTTGATTTCAGATGCCTATTGTTTGTTATTGACCACGTTGAATCTAGGGTCTCCAGCATTTTTGAGATGATCGTATAACCAGGCATTGATTTAATGTTGTTCAGTTGTTATTGTTTAGCCATGATTAAGCAATGGGTTTTGGTTTGCAAATGTTAATTAGCTTGAAATTGCatgaattaattgaaatatgtACAAAATCTACGGATAATTGCTGATCTGCATGTTCTATTTTTTGGTGTAGGTtttggaattggaaggaaaTGCTGCAAGAGACAACAAGAAAACTCGAATTGTGGGGGCACTTCTTCAATTGGCAGTAAGAAACGACGAGGCGCTAAGCAAACTTCTTGGTGATGTGACCATTGCTAATAGAGGTGTGATGCCCAACTTCCACAACCTTCTTCTCTCAA contains these protein-coding regions:
- the LOC110782021 gene encoding uncharacterized protein is translated as MAPFLSGPPQLSTPPPSSTPSAATTTPSGDPFVDLMVANFNTPSPPQPLMGFTENGSATFLTTGNPCLDLFFQVVPGTPAESLTELLDLAWAHNPLTTLKLICNLRGVRGTGKSDKNGFYTTAFWLHKHHPKTLACNLPGFADFGYFKDFPEILFRILGLTHIRKIKKIKSDPLDGGHRGPRRQKFKNSAAKRKKKAAAAERNRADAAVRQQKEQQVAGELRHQKKAELANTALERYNRDPDYRFLHDRVSDLFSDHLRTDLESYNDGNLNKISLAAKWCPSLDSSFDKATLLCEAIARKVFPREKLVEYSGLEEAHYAYRVRDRLRKDVLVPLRRALELPEVFMAANNWNELPYNRVASVAMKSYKEHFLKHDEERFKEYLEQVKSGKAKIAAGALLPHEIISSLKDGDGGEVAELQWKRMVEDLSKEGKLNNCISVCDVSGSMSGTPMEVCVALGMLLSELAEEPWKGKVITFSANPQLHVIQGDTLKSKMEFVQAMDWGMNTNFQKVFDLILSVAVKGKLPVEKMVKRVFVFSDMEFDEASSHPWETDYMVIKRKYEENGYGNAVPEIVFWNLRDSRSIPVAKNQEGVALVSGFSKNMLKLFLDGKEDQLSPETVMEAAISGEEYNKLVVLD